Proteins encoded together in one Formosa sp. Hel3_A1_48 window:
- a CDS encoding NupC/NupG family nucleoside CNT transporter, producing MNKVIAVFFTISSHTLFAQDGVSQIIENQGFSLDSFLRGILGMVVLLGICIALSTNRKAINWRTVGFGLGIQLLLALAVLKVEFVQKIFKGIGSIFLAVLDFTQKGTEFLFAAFSTGEIEAPLNTFAISILPTIIFFSALTSVLFYLGIIQKVVKIFAWLLTKLLQVSGAESLSVAGNIFLGQTEAPLMIKAYLEKMNRSEILLVMIGGMATVAGGVLAAYIGFLGGEDEILRQYYAKHLLTASVMAAPGAIVISKILYPQTEAINNDLVVSQEKVGTNILDAIANGTTEGLKLAFNIGAMLLVFLAFIAMLNGILGWLGDFGGLNEWVQTNTPYQQFSLELILGYAFAPLMWLIGIAKEDVALMGQLLGIKLAASEFVGYIQLADLKDPMALVHLKYEKSIIMATYMLCGFANFASIGIQVGGIGSLAPGQRKTLSELGMKALIGGTIASLLSATIAGLIIG from the coding sequence ATGAATAAAGTCATTGCAGTATTTTTCACCATCAGCAGCCACACGCTTTTTGCACAAGATGGTGTATCTCAAATAATTGAAAATCAAGGATTTAGTTTAGATAGTTTCCTTAGAGGTATTCTTGGAATGGTCGTTCTTTTAGGTATTTGTATTGCTTTAAGCACCAACAGAAAAGCAATTAATTGGAGAACCGTAGGGTTTGGCTTAGGGATCCAATTGCTCTTAGCCTTGGCTGTCTTGAAGGTTGAATTTGTTCAGAAAATATTCAAAGGAATAGGATCTATTTTTTTAGCGGTACTTGACTTTACTCAAAAAGGAACAGAATTTTTATTTGCAGCATTTTCTACTGGAGAAATTGAAGCACCATTAAATACTTTTGCAATTTCAATTCTTCCTACTATTATTTTCTTTTCGGCCCTAACTTCTGTTTTATTTTATTTGGGTATTATACAGAAAGTTGTGAAAATATTTGCTTGGCTATTAACAAAATTACTTCAAGTTTCTGGAGCGGAGAGTCTAAGTGTAGCGGGGAATATTTTTTTAGGACAAACTGAAGCACCGCTGATGATAAAAGCTTATTTAGAAAAAATGAACCGTTCCGAAATTCTATTGGTGATGATTGGTGGAATGGCAACTGTTGCAGGGGGTGTACTTGCCGCATATATTGGGTTTCTGGGGGGCGAAGACGAAATTCTTAGACAGTATTATGCAAAACACCTTCTAACAGCATCTGTTATGGCAGCACCAGGGGCAATTGTAATCTCAAAAATTTTATACCCTCAAACTGAAGCCATCAATAACGATCTTGTCGTTTCGCAAGAAAAAGTAGGAACCAATATCCTCGATGCAATCGCTAATGGAACCACCGAAGGGCTTAAACTTGCCTTCAATATAGGCGCCATGCTTCTGGTTTTTCTAGCATTTATAGCTATGCTCAACGGGATCTTGGGATGGTTAGGAGATTTTGGAGGCTTAAATGAATGGGTGCAGACAAACACTCCATACCAACAGTTTTCGCTAGAACTGATACTTGGCTATGCTTTTGCTCCGCTAATGTGGCTAATCGGTATTGCAAAAGAAGATGTCGCACTGATGGGACAACTGCTCGGGATTAAACTCGCTGCAAGTGAGTTTGTAGGCTACATCCAACTTGCAGATCTTAAAGATCCTATGGCTTTAGTTCATCTTAAATATGAAAAATCAATTATCATGGCAACCTACATGCTTTGCGGCTTTGCTAATTTCGCATCGATTGGAATTCAAGTTGGGGGAATTGGCTCATTAGCACCAGGGCAAAGAAAAACACTTTCTGAATTGGGAATGAAGGCTCTTATAGGGGGAACCATTGCGTCCCTACTATCTGCCACAATTGCTGGACTTATCATAGGGTAA
- a CDS encoding thymidylate synthase, with the protein MKQYLDLVNHVLEHGNEKSDRTGTGTKSVFGYQMRFDLSKGFPMVTTKKLHLKSIVYELLWFLKGDTNTKYLTDNGVRIWNEWADDNGDLGPVYGHQWRNWNSDEIDQIKSVIDTLKTNPNSRRMLVSAWNPSVLPDTSKSFSENVANGKAALPPCHAFFQFYVHQGKLSCQLYQRSADIFLGVPFNIASYALFTMMMAQVCGYEAGDFVHTFGDAHIYSNHLEQLELQRSREPHPLPKMILNPEVKDIFDFTFEDFTLLDYNHHPHIKGKVAV; encoded by the coding sequence ATGAAGCAATATTTGGACTTAGTAAACCATGTTTTGGAACATGGGAATGAAAAAAGCGACCGTACGGGTACGGGAACAAAAAGTGTTTTTGGATACCAAATGCGTTTTGATCTAAGTAAAGGCTTTCCTATGGTGACAACAAAAAAACTTCACCTAAAATCTATTGTTTATGAACTATTGTGGTTTCTAAAAGGAGATACTAATACAAAATACCTTACCGACAATGGCGTACGGATTTGGAATGAATGGGCAGACGATAATGGCGATTTAGGCCCCGTTTATGGCCACCAATGGCGTAACTGGAACAGTGATGAAATCGATCAAATTAAATCTGTTATAGACACCCTGAAAACAAACCCAAACAGCAGGAGAATGTTGGTTTCAGCATGGAACCCATCCGTTTTGCCAGACACCTCTAAATCTTTTTCAGAAAATGTAGCAAATGGAAAAGCAGCACTCCCGCCTTGCCATGCCTTTTTTCAATTTTATGTTCATCAAGGCAAGTTGTCTTGTCAGCTTTACCAGCGTAGTGCTGATATCTTTTTAGGAGTACCCTTCAACATTGCTTCTTATGCTTTATTTACCATGATGATGGCTCAGGTTTGTGGATACGAAGCAGGAGATTTTGTTCATACTTTTGGTGATGCACATATCTATAGCAATCACTTAGAGCAGCTAGAATTGCAACGCTCAAGAGAACCACATCCCTTACCAAAAATGATCCTTAATCCTGAGGTAAAAGATATATTTGACTTTACTTTTGAAGACTTTACACTACTCGATTACAATCATCACCCTCACATCAAAGGCAAAGTTGCTGTATAA
- a CDS encoding dihydrofolate reductase, with the protein MNKVKHQILTIIVAVSENQVIGKDNDLIWKLSLDLKRFKSLTSGHHIIMGRKTFESFPKPLPNRTHVVITRQKDYKAPEGVIVVNSLEKAIQASKSDSSPYIIGGGEIYKQALAIADRVELTRVHAHFEGDTFFPDLDLSQWKESNNKFIHKDENHAFDFSFITYKRQ; encoded by the coding sequence TTGAACAAAGTAAAACATCAAATACTGACTATAATTGTTGCTGTATCAGAAAATCAAGTGATTGGCAAAGACAATGATTTGATTTGGAAATTGAGTTTGGACCTCAAACGCTTCAAATCATTAACTTCAGGGCATCATATAATAATGGGGCGAAAAACATTTGAAAGTTTTCCAAAACCGCTGCCCAACAGAACACATGTGGTGATCACACGGCAAAAGGATTATAAAGCCCCGGAAGGTGTTATCGTTGTAAATTCATTAGAAAAAGCAATTCAGGCCTCAAAATCAGATTCATCCCCATATATTATTGGAGGTGGAGAAATTTATAAACAAGCTTTAGCAATCGCAGACCGTGTTGAACTTACACGAGTTCATGCCCATTTTGAAGGAGATACCTTTTTTCCTGATTTGGATTTGAGTCAATGGAAAGAGAGCAATAATAAATTCATTCACAAGGATGAGAATCATGCCTTTGACTTTAGTTTTATAACATACAAAAGGCAATAA
- the fabD gene encoding ACP S-malonyltransferase, which translates to MNAYIFPGQGAQFSGMGQELYEHSSLAKNMFEEANSILGFDITKTMFEGSAEDLKQTNVTQPAIFIHSVVLAKSMGGRFKPEMVAGHSLGEFSALVANNTLSFEHGLKLVAQRADAMQKACDSTEGTMAAVLGLENEVVESVCKGIEGIVVAANYNCPGQLVISGAIEPIHTACELLKEKGARRALVLPVGGAFHSPLMEPAREQLASAIEQTTFSTPSCPIYQNVTANAVDDTAEIKTNLIAQLTSPVRWTQSVEQMIADGAQHFIEVGPGKVLQGLVRKINRESNTSAAELE; encoded by the coding sequence ATGAACGCATATATTTTTCCTGGTCAAGGCGCACAATTCTCAGGGATGGGACAAGAGCTATACGAACACTCTTCATTAGCTAAAAACATGTTTGAAGAAGCCAATTCGATTTTAGGTTTCGACATTACCAAAACCATGTTTGAAGGAAGTGCAGAGGACCTGAAACAAACAAATGTGACACAACCTGCTATCTTTATCCACTCCGTGGTTTTAGCCAAAAGCATGGGAGGTCGTTTCAAGCCTGAAATGGTTGCAGGACATTCCCTAGGTGAATTTTCAGCACTAGTTGCCAATAATACTTTAAGTTTTGAACACGGGTTAAAACTTGTGGCGCAACGTGCCGATGCCATGCAAAAAGCATGTGATTCAACAGAAGGGACTATGGCTGCTGTTTTAGGACTAGAAAATGAAGTAGTAGAATCTGTATGTAAAGGTATAGAAGGGATTGTTGTTGCAGCCAACTACAATTGCCCTGGTCAATTGGTGATTTCAGGTGCAATTGAGCCGATTCATACTGCTTGTGAGCTATTGAAAGAAAAAGGAGCGCGTCGTGCATTGGTTCTGCCAGTTGGCGGTGCATTTCATTCACCATTGATGGAGCCTGCTCGTGAACAGTTAGCTTCAGCTATTGAACAAACAACATTTAGCACACCAAGCTGTCCTATTTATCAAAATGTTACAGCAAATGCAGTTGATGATACTGCGGAAATCAAGACTAATTTGATTGCGCAACTCACCTCACCTGTACGTTGGACCCAGTCCGTAGAGCAAATGATTGCAGACGGTGCTCAACACTTTATTGAGGTTGGCCCTGGTAAAGTGTTACAAGGATTGGTAAGAAAAATAAATAGAGAATCAAACACAAGCGCAGCAGAGTTAGAATAA
- the lspA gene encoding signal peptidase II, translated as MNKRVGFILFLVLLNIGLDQITKHIVRAEVVPGSRTEVVGELLQLMNVENSGAFLGMGSESHPTIKLIFLLILPVIVLGVVLYYLFTNTELDKFSIVGFSAVAGGGIANLYDRFMFGSVTDFLFMDFGFVQTGIFNVADLSVTTGMILLIVASYKQKKETTLDS; from the coding sequence ATGAACAAAAGAGTTGGATTTATCCTTTTTTTAGTCCTATTGAACATTGGCCTAGATCAGATTACTAAACACATTGTAAGAGCTGAGGTTGTCCCTGGGTCTAGAACTGAGGTTGTTGGTGAGCTACTACAACTGATGAACGTCGAAAATTCTGGAGCCTTTTTGGGTATGGGGAGTGAATCTCACCCTACGATAAAGCTTATTTTTCTTTTGATTCTTCCCGTCATCGTATTGGGAGTTGTACTTTATTATCTATTCACTAATACTGAGCTCGATAAGTTCTCAATAGTTGGGTTTAGTGCTGTAGCAGGAGGCGGTATTGCCAATCTTTATGATCGATTCATGTTCGGATCTGTTACAGATTTCTTGTTTATGGATTTTGGATTTGTTCAAACCGGGATTTTCAATGTCGCAGATTTATCAGTGACAACAGGTATGATATTGCTCATTGTTGCTTCATACAAGCAAAAAAAGGAAACAACACTAGACAGCTAA
- a CDS encoding metal-dependent hydrolase family protein: MKKLILILCVLQMNLSAAQNIYLHCGQLIDTEKGVVLTKKTVIVSGEKIKAIKNGFVVPENPKDVLVDLKSKTVMPGLIDMHVHMENEYNPARYMDQFTANEADVAFKSVNYAEITLLAGFTTVRDLGGTGVNIALRNAINNNTIVGPRIFTAGKAIATTGGHADPTNGRNKLLMGDPGPEQGVINSPDEARKAVRQRYKNGADNIKITATGGVLSVAKNGQNPQFTIEEVKAICATAKDYGMIIAAHAHGDEGMQRAVIGGVTTIEHGTKMSTKTMDLMKEYGTYFVPTITAGKAVAENAKIEGFYPEIIIPKALEIGPKIQSTFAKAYKRGVPIAFGTDAGVFPHGLNAKEFGYMVEVGMPEMEAIQSATITNAKVLGLANQLGQIKTDYIADIVATDSNPVDDISAMERVDFVMKAGKIYKK, translated from the coding sequence ATGAAAAAGCTAATTTTAATCTTATGTGTATTGCAAATGAATTTGAGTGCTGCTCAAAACATATATTTGCATTGTGGCCAACTTATTGATACCGAAAAGGGTGTGGTATTGACCAAAAAAACAGTTATTGTTTCAGGTGAAAAAATAAAAGCCATTAAAAACGGTTTTGTAGTTCCTGAAAATCCTAAAGATGTACTTGTAGATTTAAAATCTAAAACTGTAATGCCAGGGCTCATCGATATGCATGTGCATATGGAAAATGAATATAATCCTGCACGTTACATGGACCAGTTTACCGCAAATGAAGCTGATGTTGCTTTTAAATCGGTTAATTATGCAGAAATTACTCTTTTGGCCGGGTTTACTACTGTACGGGATCTCGGCGGTACGGGGGTTAATATAGCACTGAGAAATGCCATTAATAACAATACGATTGTAGGGCCTAGAATTTTTACTGCAGGCAAGGCTATTGCGACTACAGGAGGTCATGCTGACCCAACTAATGGTAGAAACAAACTTTTGATGGGTGACCCAGGGCCTGAGCAAGGCGTAATTAACAGCCCTGATGAAGCACGTAAGGCCGTGCGGCAACGTTACAAAAATGGCGCGGATAATATTAAAATTACTGCTACAGGTGGTGTGCTGAGCGTTGCGAAAAATGGTCAAAATCCCCAGTTTACAATTGAAGAAGTAAAAGCAATTTGCGCAACTGCTAAAGATTATGGAATGATTATAGCGGCCCATGCGCATGGTGATGAGGGAATGCAGCGTGCGGTAATTGGTGGCGTTACAACTATTGAACATGGGACAAAAATGAGCACGAAAACCATGGACTTAATGAAAGAGTATGGCACTTATTTTGTACCCACAATTACAGCTGGTAAAGCTGTTGCTGAAAATGCAAAAATTGAAGGATTTTACCCTGAAATTATTATTCCAAAAGCCTTAGAGATAGGGCCCAAAATCCAAAGTACTTTCGCCAAAGCATACAAGCGTGGTGTGCCTATCGCTTTTGGAACCGATGCCGGAGTTTTTCCTCATGGTCTCAATGCTAAAGAGTTTGGGTATATGGTTGAAGTGGGGATGCCAGAAATGGAAGCGATTCAGTCGGCAACTATAACTAACGCTAAAGTCTTGGGTTTAGCCAATCAATTAGGTCAAATCAAAACTGATTATATAGCTGATATTGTAGCCACTGATTCTAACCCTGTAGACGATATTTCTGCTATGGAACGCGTAGATTTTGTAATGAAAGCGGGGAAGATTTACAAAAAATAG
- a CDS encoding DegT/DnrJ/EryC1/StrS family aminotransferase, translating into MKKIQMVDLKGQYAPIKDQVNSSIQEVINTTSFINGPKVKAFQKNLEDYLGVKHVIPCANGTDALQIAMMGLGLKPGDEVITADFTFAATVEVIALLGLTPVLVDVDSENFNIDIEAIKKAITPKTKAIVPVHLFGQCAHMDEIMELAKAHQLYVIEDNAQAIGATYTSKNGTKAKAGTIGHIASTSFFPSKNLGCYGDGGAIFTNDDDLAHTIRGIVNHGMYKRYHHDVVGVNSRLDSIQAAVLDAKLPHLDSYNKARQNTARKYNLAFKDHPNIITPKAGNGCVTLCDNCDCHVFHQYTLKLKNVDRDGLVDHLNAKGIPCGVYYPIPLHNQKAYQDDRYDDNDFQITNQLSNEVISLPMHTELDDEQIEFITSSVLAYLT; encoded by the coding sequence ATGAAAAAAATTCAAATGGTTGATCTGAAAGGTCAATACGCTCCTATAAAAGACCAGGTCAACTCCTCTATACAAGAGGTGATTAATACAACTTCATTCATCAATGGTCCAAAAGTTAAAGCGTTTCAAAAAAACCTTGAAGATTATCTAGGCGTAAAGCATGTAATTCCTTGTGCCAATGGCACCGATGCATTGCAAATTGCCATGATGGGCCTTGGGTTGAAGCCAGGTGATGAGGTTATTACAGCCGATTTCACATTTGCTGCAACCGTCGAAGTTATTGCTCTTTTAGGCTTAACTCCTGTATTGGTCGATGTTGATTCTGAAAATTTCAACATCGATATTGAAGCAATTAAAAAGGCAATTACCCCAAAGACAAAAGCCATAGTGCCAGTACACTTATTCGGCCAGTGTGCTCATATGGACGAAATTATGGAACTTGCCAAAGCACACCAATTATACGTTATAGAAGACAATGCTCAGGCAATAGGGGCTACCTACACTTCAAAAAATGGAACCAAAGCCAAGGCTGGCACTATTGGTCATATCGCTTCAACTTCCTTCTTTCCATCTAAAAATTTGGGATGCTATGGAGATGGCGGTGCCATTTTCACTAACGACGATGATTTAGCCCATACCATCCGTGGAATTGTAAATCACGGAATGTACAAACGCTATCATCATGATGTGGTAGGGGTGAATTCTAGGTTAGATTCAATTCAGGCAGCTGTTTTAGATGCTAAATTACCGCATTTAGATTCCTATAATAAAGCGCGTCAGAATACCGCTCGAAAATATAATTTGGCATTTAAAGATCACCCCAATATTATAACGCCTAAAGCGGGGAATGGATGTGTTACACTATGTGATAACTGCGATTGTCACGTTTTTCATCAGTACACCTTAAAACTTAAAAATGTGGATCGAGATGGTTTGGTAGACCACCTTAATGCAAAAGGTATCCCATGCGGTGTGTATTATCCTATTCCATTGCACAACCAAAAAGCATATCAAGACGATCGTTACGACGATAATGATTTCCAAATCACTAACCAACTATCCAATGAAGTAATTTCACTCCCAATGCATACTGAACTTGACGACGAACAAATAGAATTTATTACGAGCTCAGTTTTGGCATACTTAACCTAA
- a CDS encoding 3-deoxy-D-manno-octulosonic acid transferase: protein MSKKLKKGIDGRKNTFKILQENIHKDDQVFWFHCASLGEYEQGLPVFELLKSKYPKSKIVLSFFSPSGYEIRKQNPITSIVVYLPLDTRKQVQRFLALTHPKLVVFVKYEFWPNYLKALKNHNAKVILISALLRPDQHFFKFYGKQWQKLFFSFDHIFTQNIESKELLQGIGYTNATVAKDNRFDRVSNQLKENNSLSFINEFVDEKFCVVAGSTWKEDEDILVPYVQNADQKMKFIIVPHSIEEQGVRRLKKYFGGKAVLYSEYKHEELSEKQVFIVDTVGLLSKIYNYADIAYVGGGMGSSGLHNILEPAVFAVPIIIGKNFHKFPEAKELISLGGLISIDSAASFSSALDTYIEDMELRKKSGEKNKAYIEKNTGASSAILKAIGLLLKD, encoded by the coding sequence ATGAGTAAAAAACTAAAAAAAGGGATTGATGGCCGTAAAAACACCTTCAAAATTCTTCAAGAAAACATCCATAAAGATGATCAGGTCTTTTGGTTTCATTGTGCCTCACTTGGAGAATATGAACAGGGGCTACCGGTCTTCGAACTATTAAAATCTAAATATCCAAAGTCAAAAATAGTACTCTCTTTTTTTTCGCCATCTGGATACGAGATTCGCAAGCAAAATCCAATTACGTCAATCGTAGTGTATTTGCCCTTAGACACTAGAAAACAGGTTCAACGCTTTTTGGCATTGACCCATCCAAAACTAGTAGTCTTTGTGAAATATGAATTCTGGCCAAACTACCTTAAAGCGTTAAAAAATCATAACGCAAAAGTTATTTTAATTTCAGCATTGTTGCGCCCTGATCAGCATTTCTTTAAGTTTTATGGGAAACAATGGCAAAAGCTGTTTTTTAGTTTTGATCATATTTTTACACAAAATATCGAGTCTAAAGAATTACTCCAAGGAATTGGATACACTAACGCTACAGTTGCGAAAGACAATAGATTTGACCGTGTTTCAAATCAATTAAAAGAAAACAACTCACTTTCATTTATAAACGAATTTGTAGACGAAAAGTTTTGTGTTGTTGCAGGAAGCACATGGAAAGAGGACGAAGATATTTTAGTTCCATACGTTCAAAATGCAGATCAAAAAATGAAATTTATCATCGTCCCTCATTCTATTGAGGAACAGGGCGTCCGAAGATTGAAAAAATATTTTGGCGGTAAAGCAGTCTTATATTCAGAATACAAACACGAAGAGCTGTCGGAAAAACAAGTTTTTATTGTTGACACTGTAGGATTACTCTCTAAGATCTACAACTATGCTGATATAGCTTATGTTGGCGGTGGTATGGGCTCAAGCGGACTACACAATATACTGGAACCAGCCGTATTTGCTGTGCCTATAATTATAGGTAAAAATTTCCATAAATTTCCAGAGGCTAAAGAACTGATTAGTTTAGGAGGGCTAATTAGTATTGACAGTGCTGCAAGCTTTAGTAGTGCGCTGGATACATATATCGAAGACATGGAGTTACGTAAAAAAAGCGGGGAGAAAAATAAAGCATACATAGAAAAAAATACAGGTGCTTCTTCCGCTATTTTAAAGGCAATTGGTCTATTGCTTAAAGATTAA
- a CDS encoding glycoside hydrolase family 16 protein, whose protein sequence is MILIRILIILSFALIQKTSDNPGKRIIYNEDFDQSFLDLDYWNYELGDGCPELCGWGNKEYQHYTKENVFVRDEKLVIKATKIGDQYFSGRITTKDKMEFQYGTVEVKAKLPIGLGVWPAIWMLGHDIDENIWPNCGEIDIMEYVGRMPGKIHTTLHTKDSYGVSKNTKISTINDVENGFHVYKMHWNESQIKFSIDDQEIYTFAPNEKTAEIWPFDKPFYLILNLAVGGYFGGFEVDDTIFPQEFIIDYIKVYKDINL, encoded by the coding sequence ATGATACTGATCAGAATTTTAATCATATTATCTTTTGCTCTAATTCAAAAAACGAGTGATAATCCAGGGAAGCGCATCATTTATAACGAAGATTTTGATCAATCTTTTTTGGATTTAGATTATTGGAACTATGAGTTGGGCGATGGTTGTCCAGAGCTTTGTGGCTGGGGCAATAAAGAATACCAACATTATACTAAAGAAAATGTATTTGTTCGCGATGAGAAACTTGTAATCAAAGCGACTAAGATAGGAGATCAGTATTTTTCGGGTCGAATTACCACCAAAGACAAAATGGAGTTTCAATACGGAACAGTCGAGGTTAAAGCAAAACTGCCAATAGGGTTAGGTGTTTGGCCAGCAATCTGGATGTTGGGGCACGATATTGATGAAAATATTTGGCCTAACTGTGGTGAAATTGATATCATGGAATATGTTGGAAGGATGCCCGGTAAAATCCATACAACCCTGCATACAAAAGACAGTTACGGAGTGTCTAAAAACACCAAGATATCAACCATAAACGATGTAGAAAATGGATTTCATGTATATAAAATGCATTGGAACGAAAGCCAAATTAAATTTTCTATTGATGATCAAGAAATATACACTTTTGCTCCTAATGAAAAAACAGCTGAAATTTGGCCTTTTGATAAGCCATTTTACTTAATTCTTAATTTAGCTGTTGGGGGTTACTTTGGAGGTTTTGAAGTAGATGATACTATTTTTCCGCAAGAATTCATCATTGATTATATTAAGGTTTATAAAGACATTAATCTTTAA